Within the Cotesia glomerata isolate CgM1 linkage group LG6, MPM_Cglom_v2.3, whole genome shotgun sequence genome, the region CTTGGCATGCACACCGATAATCAACGCAAACAGATTTCGTTGCCATGCATTGATCATCTTTCCAACAAAGCCCTCCTAAAGTAGGAAGACAAGTTGCGTGATTGATAGCagtgttatttttttgacaaatgcAATATCCGTTAGGTGAGCAGGTGAAATGCCATGAGTCACTGCATTCTGACGGTTCTTCGCAAGAGTAAACTTTAATTGCTGCAAGAGTCATGTTATAAGTagatttaatgattttttatctaactGTATCAACACTCACTCTCAATGCAAAGATTTGCAGACATTTCTGTGAGTTTCGGTTTGCATTGACACTTATTGTCAACACATTCCATGGTATGGGAATTACAATTAAGATCAAGCGTGCAATGTCCACCAAGAATAGGCGCACAAGTGAAATGATTTATAGCAATATGCTTGGATTTGCAAATACAGGTTTTGCTTGATGAGCATTCAGAGTTCAACATTAAACGGCAGTCTTGATCAGACTGACACTTTGCTCCCAATAAATCTgttaaaacattttaaaaatttatattaaatcacttaattattttctcttaattattttcatacgTGATTCACACTTATAATTGaagattgaaaaatattttggcttGCATATGCATATATTTAAATgacaaattgaattttctacgATGCAATCTTCGTTCACAGAACAGGTCCCACCGAGAAGTGGTGCACACGATGAGCCGTCCAATTTAGTGTAA harbors:
- the LOC123267524 gene encoding uncharacterized protein LOC123267524, yielding MECVDNKCQCKPKLTEMSANLCIETIKVYSCEEPSECSDSWHFTCSPNGYCICQKNNTAINHATCLPTLGGLCWKDDQCMATKSVCVDYRCACQEGHIPVSDNFCGIAD